The genomic DNA GGTGATCACCGCCCTTCTCACCTCGCTCACCGTGGCTCGCGAGTGGGAGACGGGGACGATGGAGCAGCTCATCTCCACTCCCCTCACCGGGGGAGAAATGATCGCCGGAAAACTGGTGCCCTATCTGGCCATCGGGCTCCTCGACCTGATCCTCTCGGTGCTCGTGGGCCGTTACCTCTTCGACGTCCCGCTGCGCGGCAACCTCTTGCTCCTCGCCGGACTCTCTATAGTCTATCTGGTGAGTGCTCTTTCCCTCGGGATGCTCATCAGCATCATGGCCAAGAATCAGCTTATGGCGAGCCAGCTTGCCCTGGTGGCCACCGTGCTCCCGTCGTTTCTCCTCTCCGGCTTCATCTTCCCCATCGAGAACATGCCACCCCCTCTCCAGGCGCTCACCCACATAGTAAGCGCACGCTACCTCATCGTCATCATGCGCGGCATCTACCTGAAGGACGTGGGGATGGAAGCTCTCGCGGGTGATGCGGCTTTTCTCGTGATATTCGGGGTGGTGGTTCTGGCGGTGGCGATGCGGAAATTCCGGAAGAAGATAGGCTGAAACTTCTAATCGGCCACAGAGACACAGAGGCACGGAGGAAGCTTAAAAATCTTTAACAGGATGGACAGGAGGGGCAGGAGAAAATCCTCCTTCTCTCTGTTTTAACTAAACCACAGTAACACGGAGGCACGGAGAAACAGGACATTCTTTTACAGGGAGGAACAGAGAACACAGACTGATTGTTTCCAACTCAAGCAATTTGGGTTTTACCTTTTCTCCTGTATCTCCTGTCCCTCCTGTTAATATGTTGGTTTTCTCCGTGTCTCTGCGTCTCTGTGGCAAACTTGATCTAGAGGTTCCATGCACGACCGCCTGAAGGCAATGCTCATCAAGGAATTCATCCAGATGTTCCGCGACCCGCGGATGCGGTTCGTCCTCATCGTTCTTCCGGTTATGCAGACCATCATCTTCGGATACGCCGTCAACACCGACGTGAAGCAGGTGGCGACGGCGGTCTACGATCAGGACAACAGCCCGGAGAGCAGGGAGCTTGTGGCCGGTTTCACCAGCTCGGGCTATTTCAGCATAGCAGCTTACGTGGAAAGCGATGCTCACATGCGGGACCTCCTCGACCGGGGAAAGGTAAAGGCGGTAATCCACTGCGGGGCGGGGTTCGGCGAGACTCTCAGGAGCGGACGAAGCACCCCCCTCCAGCTGATCCTCGACGGGAGCGACTCCAATACCGCCGGCATTGTCCTCTCTTATGCAGGGAGGATTGCTTCCCTATACAGCGAGCGTCTGGCCGCGAAGAGCCCGGTTCCCGGTTCCTCTCCGCCCGGGCGTGTCGTGCTGCAAAGCCGTGCATGGTTCAACGAAAACCTGGAAAGCCGCAACTTCTACGTCCCCGCTGTCATAGCGAACATCGTGCTTATAATCACCATGCTCCTTTCCAGCATGGCCATCGTGCGCGAAAAGGAGATCGGCACGATTGAACAGATGATCGTTACGCCGATCCGCAAGGGTGAGTTCATCTTCGGCAAGACTGTCCCTTTCGTGCTGATAGGTTTCACCAACGTCGCCCTCATTTCGCTTGTCGCAGTCTTCTGGTTCGAAGTACCGCTTCGGGGGAGCCTCCTTCTTCTCTTCGCCGGAACCGCACTTTTTCTCCTGAGCAGCCTCGGGTTCGGGCTACTCATATCCACGGTCAGCCGGACCCAGCAGCAGGCGATGATGAGTGCCTTCTTCTTCGTCTTCCCCGCCATGCTCCTCTCCGGCTTCGCATTCCCCATCGCCAACATGCCGGAACCGGTGCAGTGGATAACTTACCTGAACCCGCTGCGTTACTACCTCATCATCATTCGAGAAATATTCCTGAAAGGTGTGGGAATAGGCACGCTGTGGCCGCAAATGGCGGGACTTGGCGCTCTCGGCTCCGTCATCTTCACCTTCGCGGTGGCCAGGTTCCAGAAGACCCTGTCATGAAGGTATGCCGAATCGCTCAGCGTAGTCGGTCATCTCCCGCAGCGCCTTTTCTTCCAGAACGATGCGGTGGCGCAGAATCAGGATATTAACTGGGAAATATGCAGCGAAACAGAGGGGCGATCGGAGCAGAAGCGGCAGCAGAATGAATTCCAGCGTCACGACGAGGTAGTGGGGATGGCGGAAAAAGCGATACGGACCATCCCGCTTCACCTTTCCGCCGGGAATGAGCACGATCCTGGCACTCCACCATTCACCCAGCGAAACCATGCTCCAGTAACGGAGCACCTGGAGTAGAAGGTACCCGGCAAGACATCCCCACGTCACTGTATCGAGCGGAATACGCCAGGGCACCGACTCGATGACGAGGGATACGAGGAACATTATGTGGAGCGCGGCGATCGGCAGGAAAGTCTCCGGATATAACTCCCTCCCTCCCCGCGCCAGCATAACCCGCAGGTTACGCCGGGTTACGGCCAGCTCCAGCAGCCTTTGCGCTATCAGCAGGAGAAATAGCCACCCCACCTGCATACATGCCCCCCAGCAAAGTACCGGCCTCTTCTGCGACCGGCAGAAACAGTCTAGCATCCGCCACCCGGAAGTCCACCCTACCCTCCCCCCGCAGGCCGCGGTTTCCTTGACATGCTGCTCAAATTTCTGTATAGAATTCCGGCATCTGTAAGCATTTATCCTGAAGGGATACACATCACCATGTTCGTTGTCGCCAATTTTCTAAACGCCGTAGCCTATGTCCTCGATTTCGTCCTCACGGTCTACATGTACATCCTCATCGCCCGGGCCATCCTCTCCTGGGTGAATCCCGACCCCTACAACCCAATCGTGAACTTCCTCTACCGCGCGACCGAGCCGGTCCTCCATCGCGTACGCCGGGTTCTCCCCGACATGGGAGGTCTCGACCTGTCTCCCCTCGTGGTTCTGCTCGCAATATTCTTTCTGCAGAAGTTCGTCATCAACTCGATGTTCGAGCTCGTCAACCGCCTGAAGTTCGGCTTAGGGGCCTGACATGAAAATTTCCCCCCTGGACATCCAGCAGCAGCAGTTCAAAGGAAAGATGCTCGGCGGCATCGACCCTGAAGACGTCGACGTATTCCTTCAGCAGGTGGCGCAGGAGATGGAAGAGCTGATCCGGGAAAATACGGAGCTGAAGGAGCAGGTGCGGCGGACGGCGACCGAAGCCGAGGAGATGAGGCAGCGTGAGGTGAACCTGAGGGAAACGATGCTGGCAGCCCAGAAGGTCATCGAAGAGATGAAGGGTAACGCTGAGCGGGAAGCGCGGCTGATCGTATCGGAGGCGGAGCTCAAGGCGGAGCGCGTGGTAGCGGACGCCGAAGCGAGCCTCGTGCAGCTCAACAACCAGATACAGGAAATGCGCCGTGACAAGGTCAAGTTCGAATCAGCGCTGAAATCGCTCCTCGACTCCCACTACCGAATGCTGACCCTGACCGAAGAGCAGTGACTGAAGACAGCCTTAAAATCAGCGAAGATGCCGAAGGAGTCACATTCTCCGTCCATGTACAGCCAAGGGCGTCACGTACCGGCATATGTGGTGTGCATGACGGAGAACTGAAGATCCGCCTGACATCCCCTCCCGTGGATGACGCCGCCAACCGGCTCTGCGTAGAGTACCTCGCCAAATCTCTCGGCATCGCCAAATCAAGCGTACGGATAACCGCAGGGGCAAAATCCCGGCACAAGACGATCCGAGCAGAAGGGGTGGATTCCGCGGCCATCTCCGCCCTCGTCCCACCAATTTCCTGACCCCTTGACAAGACCGGCGCCCAATCATTATATTTAGTCCGGACAATTTCAGATTCCAGAGGAGGAGCATGCCATGCCCGTTTACGAATATGAATGCCAATCATGCAGCAACAGGTTCGAGCTTCGCCAGAAGTTCTCCGACGCCCCCGCCAACGAGTGCCCGACCTGCGGCGGCGAGGTGAAAAAAATGATATCCAGCACGGCCTTCACCCTCAAAGGGGGTGGTTGGTATGCAGAGGGATATGGCGCCAAGAAGTCCGCAGACTCGGCACCCGCCTGCGCCTCGGGAGGAAGCTGCGCCGGATGCCCTTCGGCCGCCGCCTGAACCCTCTCTACCTGCCGTAGATGTATACGAAATCCTCCGCCCGCGGAGGATTTTTTTTGCCTGAAATCCATTTACAAAGGTAGGGCCCTTGCGTATTATTTCCGGATCATTATGACCAGCAGGTTTAATAATCTCTGGTTGCTCAAAAACAATCAGATCGTCGCACCTGCAGAAAGCCCCACGAGAGGCGTAGCTGCGCCACGCCGCACACGGCGGCTTTCGAGGAGGGGGGCGAGATGGCTGATTTTCAGCGACCTATCAAAGGAGCAATGAGTATGGCTAACATCATCGACGGCAAGGCAATTGCGGCCAAGATTCGTGGAGAGATAGCAGTTGAGGTGAACCGGCTGGAAGCCAAGGGGATCAAACCGGGGCTCGCGGTTGTCCTGGTCGGAGAAGACCCCGCCAGCAAGGTCTATGTGAGCATGAAGGAGAAGGCATGCCAGGACGTGGGGATATTTTCCGACGAGCATAAACTTCCTGCGACGACCAGCGAGAAGGAGCTCCTCGACCTGATCGACCGGCTCAACAAGGACGAGCGGATTCACGGAATCCTCGTTCAGCTCCCCCTGCCGAAACACATCGATACGGAAAAGGTCCTTGACGCCATTTCCCCTTTCAAGGACGTGGACGGTTTCCACCCCTACAACGTCGGGCGGCTCGTGGTGGGGAAGCCTGTCTTCCAGCCCTGCACCCCTTACGGCGTCATGGTGATGCTGAAGGAAGCGGGCGTGGAATTGGCGGGCAAAGAAGTGGTCGTGGTGGGCCGCTCAAACATCGTGGGGAAGCCGGTAGCATTCATGTGCCTTCAGCAGAACGCCACCGTTACCCTCTGCCACTCCCGTACGAAGAACCTCGCCGAGAAGGTTGGGATGGCGGACGTCGTCATTGCAGCAGTGGGGCAGCCGGAAATGATAAAGGGGGCCTGGATCAAGCCGGGAGCCGTGGTGATCGATGTCGGTGTGAACCGGGTAGGTGAGAAGAAGCTCGTTGGGGATGTTGAATACGCCGCAGCCAGTGAGCGCGCTTCGGCCATCACCCCCGTTCCCGGCGGGGTCGGCCCGATGACGATCACGATGCTCCTCTACAATACGGTGGAGTCTGCAAAGAGGGGTGCATAACGGCGCCGGTCGGTTGAAGCTAAACATGCAGAAAGCACTTTCTCTTTGAAGCTGGATTTCCTCTATGATAGTCAGCAGACAGAAACCATTTACCGAAATACTTACCGCTATCGGCGATAGCCGCACTGTCTTCCTCGTCGGCTGCGCCAAGTGCGCCACCGTCTGCAAGGCCGGAGGCGAAGAGGAAGTCTGGCAGATGCAGGAAGCGCTAACTGCAGAGGGGAAGGAAGTGACCGGCTCCCTAGTCATCGACGAGGCTTGCCACATGCTGCGGGCCTCCCGCGACCTACGCGGCAGGAAAGAGATGGTTGAGGAAGCGGAAGCGGTGCTGGTTCTTGCCTGCGGCGCCGGCGTGCAGTCGATCTCCTCGGCACTTCCCCAGAAAGTCATAGCAGGGCTCGACACCCTCTTCCTCGGCAACATCCGCCGCTTCGGCCAATTCGAGCAGAAATGCTCCCTGTGCGGCGAATGCATCCTCACCGGCACCGGCGGGATTTGCCCGGTCACGGTCTGCGCGAAAGGCCTGCTCAACGGCCCCTGCGGCGGGATGGACAACGGGCGCTGCGAGACCGACGCCGAACTCGAATGCGCCTGGTACCAGATCTACACCCGCCTCCAGAACCGTGGCGAAGAGGATAGCCTGCGGCGCATTATCCTCCGGAAAGACTTCTCGAAGATGCTTAAACCCGGTAAGCTGAAGAACGAGAGATGAGCGTCACACGCCCCAGGTGGTTAGGTTTCCTCCGGGATAAAAAATACTTGAGAGGAAGGGACAGGATCTGGATTTCAGGAAACCGGAACAGGTTGAAACTTTGTCCCACCGTACTGCCATTTGTGTGGACTCTCTCCTGCATATCCTGTTTCATCCCGTAAAGTAGGGTTCCATGACTTCAAGATTACAGCAGCAACTGGATGCAGGCCGGTTCGTCATCACAGCGGAGGTCTGCCCCCCCAAGGGGTGCGACTGCACCGACTTTCTCGCCCACGCACGCGCGCTGCAGCAGCATGTCGATGCCTTCAACGTCACCGACAACCAGGGGGCGAACATGAGGATCTCTCCGGTGGCTGCGGCTGCGCTCCTCGTGGGTGAGGGGATCGAGCCGATCTTCCAGATAACGTGCCGCGACCGCAACCGCATGGCGCTCCAGAGCGAACTTCTCGGCGCAGCTGCCCTCGGCGTCACAAACGTTCTCGCCCTTACGGGCGACCATATCTCCTTCGGAGATCACCGTGACGCACGCCCCGTCTTCGACCTCGACTCGGTCCAGCTGCTGCAGACAATCGCCGAACTCAATGCGGGCCGAGACATCGCAGGGAACAAGCTGCAAGGGGCTCCTTCCTTCTTTGCCGGCGCAGCAGCGGCGCCGGAAGCCGAGCCGTTCCCCCTTACCCTCATGAAAATTCGAAAGAAAGTAGAGACAGGGGCACGGTTTTTCCAGACCCAGGCCGTTTTCGAGCCGGAAAAACTCCGTCTGTTCCATGAAGCGGTGGCTCCCTTGCAGGTAAAGGTAATCGCCGGTATACTTCTGCTGAAATCTGCGGGCATGGCCCGCTACGTCACCAGAAACATCCCTGGGTTGAAGGTTCCCGATCACATTGTAGATGAACTCGAAAAAGCAGCCGACCCGCTGGAAGCAGGCGTGGAAATCGCACGAAGAACGGCAGCAGCGGCCAGGCCCTGGTGCGATGGTCTCCATATCATGGCAATGGGAAGGGAAGACCTCATCCCGCGTATCATCGAAGCCGTGCGCTGAGCTGATTCTTATAGGTCCAACAGGACCTATACGTCGTATAAGACCTATAAAATGCTTTCAAAGGAGTGGGCATGCAGGTAAAAAAGGCGGTATTTCCCGTAGCCGGCCTCGGCACCAGGTTCCTTCCCGCAACCAAATCATCTCCGAAAGAAATGCTTCCCCTTATCGACAAGCCTCTCGTGCAGTATGTGGTGGAGGAAGCCGTCGCCTCGGGAATTGAACAGATACTCTTCGTGACCGGCCGCAACAAGCGGGCCATCGAGGATCATTTCGACATCGCCTTCGAGCTGGAGGCGCTCCTCTACGAAAAGGGGAAGGACGCGGAACTCTCCCAGATACGGGACATCGCCGAAATGGTCAACATCTTCTACGTCCGCCAGAAGCAGGCGATGGGACTCGGGCACGCAATTCTCTGCGCCCGCGATTTTGTTGGTGACGAACCTTTCGCGGTTCTTCTGGGCGACGATATCATCGACGCCCCCCGCCCCTGCCTCGCCCAGCTCCTGGACGTCTACAAAAAGTACCGGGGTCCGGTGCTTGCCCTGGAGCGGGTCCCGATGGAGAACATCTCCTCCTACGGCTGCGTCAAGGCAACGACAATTTCCGAGCGGGTCTACGAGGTGACCGATCTCGTTGAAAAGCCCAAGAAGGAAGACGCCCCTTCCGATCTTGCCATTATCGGCCGTTACGTCCTTACTCCCGACATATTCCCCATACTCGAAAAGCAGGAGCCGGGGAAAGGTGGGGAGATCCAGCTTACCGATGCGATCCTGAAGCTCTCCCAGGACGAGGCTATCTACGGGTGCTGCTTCGAGGGAGTCAGGCACGATTGCGGCGACAAGCTCGGGTTTCTCAAGGCAACGGTGGACCTTGCGCTCAAGCGGGAGGAATTCAACGGTGAGTTCAGGGAATTTCTGAAGCAGAAGCTTGGGTGATGCCGGGAAGTTTCAGTGGAGACTGCGGCTTCCGCCGCTGATGATGCCGTATTGGAAGAACGCTATCAGCTTGAAGGTCTCCCTCTGGTACCCCTTGGGAAAAGAGCCTACGGGACCGATGGCTTTCAGTGTGCGGGTAACCTCCTCATCCAGTATCCGGCTCCCCGAACTCTCCAGAATCTCGGCCTTGACCACTTCGCCGTTCCTGTTGAACGTAATACGGACAGGAGTCGTACCTTCAATCCCCATCCGGACTGCATCCGGAGGATAGCGCCATACTCCGTAAACGGCATTCTCGAATCTACGCAGGAATGATCCGAACTGAATATCGTCGGTGTTGAGGAATTTGGTTTCTCCTTCTTCAACCTCCTCCCCATACTTCTTCCGATAGGACTCTTCGAGCTTCGCCATCTTCCCTGCACCGGGGAGAAGCTTCGCCAGATCCGGCACCTGCTCCCGCCTGGGCCTCGGCGCCTCTATCCCCTCCTCCCCCCGTGGGGGCTCTCGCTTCGCCGGATATCCTCCCCGCTCTGCCTGCTGCGGTGCCATCTTCCGGGAATCTCTCGGAGATGGTGCCTGCTGTGGCACCCGGGAGGGAGCCGGAAGCTGCTGTGGTTGGGGTGGCTGCGGACGGACCGGCACGGGCGATGGAACCTGCCGAGGTATCGAAGCTAACCGTTCACGCTCCCGCTCTCCCCTGGGGGCCGTCTCCTTCTCCACCCGCCTGCGCTGCTCATCCAGCCGCTTAACCTCCTCGCGCGGCTTCCCAGGAAGCTCCTTCGGCACCGGGAGATCGCGAAGCTCCACCATGTACGGCTCCTGCTTCGTCTCCCTTTTTTCAGCGGGTATAACCAGGAACAGCGCGAAAACTGCAGCGTGAAGAATGGCGGAAACCGCCAGAAGATAGAGAAAAACCTTTTCGATATACCGGTCTGACATCAGCCTCTCTACAGGTAACGCTTACTTTCGGTACACCCATTGTACCCGTCTGCCGCCGCAATGTCACCCCCTCCGCACTGCACTCCGAAATGAAGGCGGGGCAGGTATAGCGTATCGCGCCCCTTCGGGAGGTATGGTAAACCTATTGACAGGGAGACCGATTTCCATTACTACGGGAAGTCGTGCCACGACAGGCCCCTAAGCCTCCACCACCCGTCCTGAAAGGATTTCCTACATGCCATCCTCCCCAAACATGCTCTGGCTCGGCTTCGCCGGCGTGATCCTCGTCATGTTCATCCTCGACCTTGGGGTCTTCAACCGGAAGAGCCACGAGATCCGGCTGCGCGAGGCGCTGGCATGGACGATCGTGTGGGTCTCCCTGGCCCTCGGCTTCAACGCATGGATCTATTACACCATGGGGCCCACCAAAGCGCTGGAGTTCCTGACCGGCTACATAATCGAAGAATCGCTTTCAGTGGACAACCTCTTCGTCTTCATCATGATCTTCTCCTACTTCCGCGTGCCTAAGGCCCTCCAGCCGAAGATCCTCAAGTGGGGCATTCTCGGAGCCCTGGTTATGCGGGGCATTTTCATAATCGCCGGGATCGAGCTGATCGAACGCTTCCACTGGATGATCTATCTGTTCGGCGCCCTTCTGATATACACAGGGATAAAGATGGCGTTCGGACACGACGAGAAGATCGAGCCGGAAAAGAATCCGCTTGTCAGGCTGGCACGGCGGATCATGCCGGTCACTCGGCGTATGCAGGGGGACCGGTTTTTCATCAAGAAGTGCGGCAAGCGGGCGGCTACCCCACTCTTCCTCACCCTGCTCGTGGTGGAATCGTCGGACCTCATTTTCGCCGTTGATTCGATCCCGGCGGTGCTTGCAGTAACCCGCGACCCCTTCATCGTCTATACGTCAAACGTATTCGCGATCATGGGACTGCGCTCCCTCTATTATCTGCTGGCAGGGTTCATGGAACTGTTCGTTCACCTGAAGATCGGCGTCTCGTTCATCCTGGCCTATGTCGGAGTGAAGATGCTGCTGGTGGACATCTTTCACATACCCATCTACTTCTCGCTGGGGATGATCCTGGGGGTGCTGACGATATCCATCATCACCTCCGTCACCATCGGAAAGAAGCACCGGAGGCATCCCCACTGAAGCCTGCCGTCGGTCCGGCGACCGTCACATTTCCCGATGTCCACCCGGCCCCGGGAACATCTCCGCACGGTATACCTTGAACAGCTCGATGAAAAGCGCAAGGATTACGGGGCCGATCAGAACGCCCGAAAACCCGAAGGAGACCACCCCCCCCAGGATTCCGACTGCGATCACCAATACCGACAACCTTGCCTTTCCGCTGATGAAGAAGGGGCGGATGACGTTATCGATGGAACCTACCGCAACAGCGCCCCAGATGAGGAGAAAAACCCCCATCACCGTCTTTCCCTGAAGCAGCAGGTATATCGCCCCCGGTGCCCAGACAAGCGCCGTTCCTACAATGGGGATGAGCGCGCAGACCGCCATCACGGCCCCGAAAAGAAGCGGTGCGGGAAGGCCCGCTATCCAGAACCCTATCCCCCCCATTATCCCCTGAACTATGCAGGTCAGAAAAATGCCATAGATCACGGCCGACAGGACGCGCTTCACCGTTGCGATCATCAGCTCCTTACGGGACACGTCGAGAGGGACCGCCGACCAGAACTGCCGCTGGAAGTGGTCACCGTCACGAAAGACGAAGAAGAGCGCGATGACCAGGATGATCAGCTTAAGGAGGAAACCGAAGACATTCCTGGCTATTCCACCCGAATAGCTGGCTACAAGCGACGTGGCTCCCTTCAGGAGCGTGACTATGGTTCCCTTAAGGTCGATCTGCAGCCCTCCCAGCAGAGGCGTCAGCCGGTCGAGCCAGGGAGCGACGAAAGCGTGACGTTTCACGTTCTCCAGCAGATGATAGTTGTCCCCCGCCGCAAGGATCTCGAGGTGAGCATAAAGCCGGGCAGCCTCCTGAGAAAGGAGAAACGCCAGGCCCACGACGGGGCCGACGCAGACAACAGCAACGACAACCGTCATGAATCCTGCGGCGGCGTTGTCTCGCCCCCTCAGCCGATCGCGCACTCTG from Geobacter sp. DSM 9736 includes the following:
- the folD gene encoding bifunctional methylenetetrahydrofolate dehydrogenase/methenyltetrahydrofolate cyclohydrolase FolD → MANIIDGKAIAAKIRGEIAVEVNRLEAKGIKPGLAVVLVGEDPASKVYVSMKEKACQDVGIFSDEHKLPATTSEKELLDLIDRLNKDERIHGILVQLPLPKHIDTEKVLDAISPFKDVDGFHPYNVGRLVVGKPVFQPCTPYGVMVMLKEAGVELAGKEVVVVGRSNIVGKPVAFMCLQQNATVTLCHSRTKNLAEKVGMADVVIAAVGQPEMIKGAWIKPGAVVIDVGVNRVGEKKLVGDVEYAAASERASAITPVPGGVGPMTITMLLYNTVESAKRGA
- a CDS encoding ABC transporter permease — translated: MNLQRVIAVARKEFLHVLRDPRSLGMGIGIPLLLLFLFGYALTLDVDRVPLVVWDQSGTPESREFTSRFTGSSYFSLQRSVSGYGEIETAIDTRQALAALVIPSGFARSLAKGDAPVQLILDGSDANTATIALGYAEAVTGDYSRRISLHPTPLLDLRPRVWFNDEMESRNYIFPGLIAVIMMVITALLTSLTVAREWETGTMEQLISTPLTGGEMIAGKLVPYLAIGLLDLILSVLVGRYLFDVPLRGNLLLLAGLSIVYLVSALSLGMLISIMAKNQLMASQLALVATVLPSFLLSGFIFPIENMPPPLQALTHIVSARYLIVIMRGIYLKDVGMEALAGDAAFLVIFGVVVLAVAMRKFRKKIG
- a CDS encoding TerC family protein, with amino-acid sequence MPSSPNMLWLGFAGVILVMFILDLGVFNRKSHEIRLREALAWTIVWVSLALGFNAWIYYTMGPTKALEFLTGYIIEESLSVDNLFVFIMIFSYFRVPKALQPKILKWGILGALVMRGIFIIAGIELIERFHWMIYLFGALLIYTGIKMAFGHDEKIEPEKNPLVRLARRIMPVTRRMQGDRFFIKKCGKRAATPLFLTLLVVESSDLIFAVDSIPAVLAVTRDPFIVYTSNVFAIMGLRSLYYLLAGFMELFVHLKIGVSFILAYVGVKMLLVDIFHIPIYFSLGMILGVLTISIITSVTIGKKHRRHPH
- a CDS encoding methylenetetrahydrofolate reductase C-terminal domain-containing protein, producing MIVSRQKPFTEILTAIGDSRTVFLVGCAKCATVCKAGGEEEVWQMQEALTAEGKEVTGSLVIDEACHMLRASRDLRGRKEMVEEAEAVLVLACGAGVQSISSALPQKVIAGLDTLFLGNIRRFGQFEQKCSLCGECILTGTGGICPVTVCAKGLLNGPCGGMDNGRCETDAELECAWYQIYTRLQNRGEEDSLRRIILRKDFSKMLKPGKLKNER
- a CDS encoding energy transducer TonB — encoded protein: MSDRYIEKVFLYLLAVSAILHAAVFALFLVIPAEKRETKQEPYMVELRDLPVPKELPGKPREEVKRLDEQRRRVEKETAPRGERERERLASIPRQVPSPVPVRPQPPQPQQLPAPSRVPQQAPSPRDSRKMAPQQAERGGYPAKREPPRGEEGIEAPRPRREQVPDLAKLLPGAGKMAKLEESYRKKYGEEVEEGETKFLNTDDIQFGSFLRRFENAVYGVWRYPPDAVRMGIEGTTPVRITFNRNGEVVKAEILESSGSRILDEEVTRTLKAIGPVGSFPKGYQRETFKLIAFFQYGIISGGSRSLH
- a CDS encoding methylenetetrahydrofolate reductase encodes the protein MTSRLQQQLDAGRFVITAEVCPPKGCDCTDFLAHARALQQHVDAFNVTDNQGANMRISPVAAAALLVGEGIEPIFQITCRDRNRMALQSELLGAAALGVTNVLALTGDHISFGDHRDARPVFDLDSVQLLQTIAELNAGRDIAGNKLQGAPSFFAGAAAAPEAEPFPLTLMKIRKKVETGARFFQTQAVFEPEKLRLFHEAVAPLQVKVIAGILLLKSAGMARYVTRNIPGLKVPDHIVDELEKAADPLEAGVEIARRTAAAARPWCDGLHIMAMGREDLIPRIIEAVR
- a CDS encoding DivIVA domain-containing protein, with translation MKISPLDIQQQQFKGKMLGGIDPEDVDVFLQQVAQEMEELIRENTELKEQVRRTATEAEEMRQREVNLRETMLAAQKVIEEMKGNAEREARLIVSEAELKAERVVADAEASLVQLNNQIQEMRRDKVKFESALKSLLDSHYRMLTLTEEQ
- a CDS encoding ABC transporter permease; amino-acid sequence: MHDRLKAMLIKEFIQMFRDPRMRFVLIVLPVMQTIIFGYAVNTDVKQVATAVYDQDNSPESRELVAGFTSSGYFSIAAYVESDAHMRDLLDRGKVKAVIHCGAGFGETLRSGRSTPLQLILDGSDSNTAGIVLSYAGRIASLYSERLAAKSPVPGSSPPGRVVLQSRAWFNENLESRNFYVPAVIANIVLIITMLLSSMAIVREKEIGTIEQMIVTPIRKGEFIFGKTVPFVLIGFTNVALISLVAVFWFEVPLRGSLLLLFAGTALFLLSSLGFGLLISTVSRTQQQAMMSAFFFVFPAMLLSGFAFPIANMPEPVQWITYLNPLRYYLIIIREIFLKGVGIGTLWPQMAGLGALGSVIFTFAVARFQKTLS
- the galU gene encoding UTP--glucose-1-phosphate uridylyltransferase GalU; this translates as MQVKKAVFPVAGLGTRFLPATKSSPKEMLPLIDKPLVQYVVEEAVASGIEQILFVTGRNKRAIEDHFDIAFELEALLYEKGKDAELSQIRDIAEMVNIFYVRQKQAMGLGHAILCARDFVGDEPFAVLLGDDIIDAPRPCLAQLLDVYKKYRGPVLALERVPMENISSYGCVKATTISERVYEVTDLVEKPKKEDAPSDLAIIGRYVLTPDIFPILEKQEPGKGGEIQLTDAILKLSQDEAIYGCCFEGVRHDCGDKLGFLKATVDLALKREEFNGEFREFLKQKLG
- a CDS encoding isoprenylcysteine carboxylmethyltransferase family protein, translating into MQVGWLFLLLIAQRLLELAVTRRNLRVMLARGGRELYPETFLPIAALHIMFLVSLVIESVPWRIPLDTVTWGCLAGYLLLQVLRYWSMVSLGEWWSARIVLIPGGKVKRDGPYRFFRHPHYLVVTLEFILLPLLLRSPLCFAAYFPVNILILRHRIVLEEKALREMTDYAERFGIPS
- a CDS encoding DUF167 domain-containing protein, whose product is MTEDSLKISEDAEGVTFSVHVQPRASRTGICGVHDGELKIRLTSPPVDDAANRLCVEYLAKSLGIAKSSVRITAGAKSRHKTIRAEGVDSAAISALVPPIS
- a CDS encoding YggT family protein is translated as MFVVANFLNAVAYVLDFVLTVYMYILIARAILSWVNPDPYNPIVNFLYRATEPVLHRVRRVLPDMGGLDLSPLVVLLAIFFLQKFVINSMFELVNRLKFGLGA
- a CDS encoding FmdB family zinc ribbon protein, which encodes MPVYEYECQSCSNRFELRQKFSDAPANECPTCGGEVKKMISSTAFTLKGGGWYAEGYGAKKSADSAPACASGGSCAGCPSAAA
- a CDS encoding AI-2E family transporter, translating into MDRKLLFTLLVFSFTLFIIYQVYSIISPFLAPLVLAGVIGISAFPLYTRVRDRLRGRDNAAAGFMTVVVAVVCVGPVVGLAFLLSQEAARLYAHLEILAAGDNYHLLENVKRHAFVAPWLDRLTPLLGGLQIDLKGTIVTLLKGATSLVASYSGGIARNVFGFLLKLIILVIALFFVFRDGDHFQRQFWSAVPLDVSRKELMIATVKRVLSAVIYGIFLTCIVQGIMGGIGFWIAGLPAPLLFGAVMAVCALIPIVGTALVWAPGAIYLLLQGKTVMGVFLLIWGAVAVGSIDNVIRPFFISGKARLSVLVIAVGILGGVVSFGFSGVLIGPVILALFIELFKVYRAEMFPGPGGHREM